The genomic window GCGGACACGGAGATCAACGAGCCCGACGCCTACAGCGACGCCGCGGCGATCATGCTCCGCAGCGGCAGCGAGCCGCCGGTCGCCATGGGCGCGGCCGGCGAGCCGGTCAACATCTGGTACTGGCGCTCGAGCTGGCAACACTCCGACGCCGATCCGGGCGGCGACATGTACTCGTACCCGCACCCGGACGACGAGACGAAGCCGGGCGAGGCCGCGGGGAACCCGCTCTCGCAGTCGTCGTTCAACCGCTACGGGCAGAACTACTACGCCACCGGCTACGGCTCGCTGACCAACGCGGAGACCCAGCCGGTGGCGGCCAACGGCGAGCGGACTGAGGACGGCTGGGCGGTCGCGTTCCAGCGCGAGCACGACGCCACCGGCGAGCACGACGCCTCCTTCGAGGAGGGCGAGCAGATGTATCTCACCTACGCCGTCTGGAACGGCAGCGCCGGCGAGGCGAACGGCGAGAAGTCGCTGTCGTACCAGTTCCTCACCCTGGATACCGACGACGGAACGCTCAGCGCGGCGGACTCGGACGGCGGCGACAGCGCCGACGCGGAGCGCAACGACGGCATTGTGGCCAGCGCGATGGCATCGGCGAGTTGGCTGGCCGGGGCCGCGACCAACTGGCCCGCCGCGATCGTCCTCGCGACGGTCGCCGCGTGGCTGGTCAGCTACTGGAGGGCGAAACCATGACCGAATACGCGAACCGAAGTGCCCGCGGCCGGGCGCCCGACGACGACGAATCGACGCTCCGGAGCCGACTCGAGGCCGACCGGGAGCGCGACCGCCGGCGCGCCGCGCTCGGGCTGATCGATCTGGCCGACGAGGGCGGTCTGGCACCGGCGACGATCGAACGGCTGGCCGAACTGGCGGCCGAGGACGGCTCCGAAGACGTGCGGCAGTTCGCCGTCGAGGCGCTCGGCCTCGCCGCGAGCGCGGCCGAATCGGCTGCGAAAGACGCGGCCAGCGAGGCGATCCGGTCAGCACTCGCCGACGACCGCGAGTGGGTCCGCGCCGAGGCCGTCGTCGCGCAGTCTCGAGCCGCGCCCGGGAATGAGACCCCGCTCCGGGCGGCGCTCGAGGACGACAGCGGCTGGGTGCGGCGCAACGCCGTCATCGCCCTGTCGAAGACGGGCGCGTCGTCCCAGGAGGAACTGATCGACCGGATCAAGAACGATCCCCACTCCGGCGTTCGGGAGTACGCGGCCGACTACCTGCGGGAGTACGCCGACGACGTGAGCGAGAGCGTCCGCATCCTCGCCGCGGTGCTGGCCCGCGATCCGGCGGCGTTCGTCCGGGCGAAGGCCGCGACCAGTCTGGGCGAACTCGGGACCGAGCGCGCCGAGGCGGTCCTCGAGCGACACGGACTGAACGACCGCAGCGACGACGTGCGGCGGTCGGCGAAGCAGGCGCTCGCGACGGCCCGCGGCGTCGATCCCGACCAACTCGACATCGAACTGGACGACGAGGCCGCGCCCGGCGGCGGTCCGGGCTCGCGGCGGGAGCGCGACCGACAGGGTCCCGGTCCGGGACGCGGCCCCGCGAACTCGATCGACGGACTGACCCAGGGACAGCGTGATCGACGATGACCGACGAACTCGACAGCACACCCACGGACGAATCGCAGCCGGCCGACGGCCCGCAGGCGGCCGGCGAATCGAACGCGGCCCCCGACCACGAGCACGAGGGCTCGGACGAGGGCTGTACGACCGAGAGCAGCGCCGCGGGGACGGGATCGGGCATAGAGGAGTCCCTCGGCGTCACGATCCCGGACGACCACGTCGGCGCGTTCGTCGCGCAGGCGTTCGAGGACGTCGAGCGCTCGACCGAGTGGACGGAGGCCGTCGAGGCCGTCGTCGCCGACGAGGCCCGCGACGCGTGGCGGTCGCTCTCCGCGCGCCAACAGGTCGTCGAACTGCTGACGATGGCCGACCGGTACGACGAGCGGGCGACCGACCTGCTCGAGGGGATCCCCCTCGATCGGGGCGGGCTCGACGACGACCTGCGCGAGCGGTTCGAGGAGGCGACGCGGCTGCGCCGGAACGCGGACGTCCTCCGGGACGGTATCGCCGCGGGCTACGCCGAGGGGCGGGTCGGCGACGACGAACTGGTCGCGGCCGTCGAGGACTTCGAGTTCGATACCGCGTCGATCGCCGAACGCGAGGACGCGCTCGACACCGTCGCGAACACGTACGATCTCGACTTCCGCCCCTACGGCGGGACGTTGATGACCGAGCGGGAACCCGACGAGGACGCCGAGGAATTCGAGGCCTGGTAACATGGCAAAACACGATATCGTCCCCGAGGAGGTACCGACTGACGACCTCGCCGACCGCGTTCGCGCCAGCCTGCGGTCCGTCGAGGACCCGGATCTCGGCGGGAGCGTCCTCGAGTCCGGACTGGTGACGGACGTGTCGGTCGACGATCGGACCGTCAGAATCGCCGCCGATCTCACCGGCTTCGACGAGCCGACCGCGGAAGACATCACCGAGGCGCTCCGGCGAAACGCCCTCGCCACTCCCGGCGTCGAGCGCGCGACCGTCGAGGGCGAGACGCCCGCGGATGCCGCGGCCGCGGACATCGACGGCGCGGCGGGCGTCGACACCGTAATCGCGGTCGCCAGCGCCAAGGGCGGCGTCGGCAAGACGACGGTCTCGGCGCAACTCGCTCGAGCGCTGGCGGCCGACCCCGACCGCGAGGTCGGCCTCTTCGACGCCGACCTCTACGGGCCGAACGTGCCGGACCTGCTCGACCTCGAGGGGCCGGTCTCGGCCGACGCGGAGGGGAACGCAGAGCCGATCGACGACGGCGACCTCACGGCGATGAGCGTCGGGCTCATCGCGAACGACGAGCCGTTGGCGTGGCGCGGTGCGATGGCCCACGAGGCCGTCAGCGAACTCTTCGAGGACACCGCGTGGGGCGATCTCGACGCGCTCGTTATCGACCTGCCGCCGGGGACCGGCGACATCGTCCTGACGGCGCTGCAGTCGCTCCCGATCGACGGCGCGGTGCTGGTCAGTACGCCGCATCCCACGAGCGTCAGCGATACGGCCCGCAGCGCCACGCTGTTCGAGGAAAACGGCGTTCCGCTGCTGGGCACGGTCGTCAACATGCGCGGCTTTACCTGCGAGTGCGGCCGCGAACACGACCTCTTCCCCGAGGCCGACATCGAGGCCGAACTCGATCAGCCGGTGCTGTGCGAACTCCCGTTCGACGAGCGGGTTCGGGACTTCGGCACGGACGTACCGGACGAGACCGCGGCGCTGGCCGAGACCGTCCTCGAGCGACTGGACGACGTCGGCGACCGCTCGGTGCCCGACCACGCGCTCGACCTGCGCGGACTCCCGAAGTCGATCCGCCACGAGCAGGCGATCGAGGAGTTCCGCGCGACCGAGCCCGGCGAGGCGTTCTACCTGCGCAACGACCACGATCCGTCGCCGCTCGCGGGCGAACTCGTGACGGCCGTCGGGCTCGAGGGACCGCCCGGCGACGCGTTCGAGGAGTACGCGGTTCGTCGGCGGGCACCCGACGAGTGGGTGATGGTCGTCGAACGATAGCGTCGGCCGGCGGTCGAGCCGCGTCTCGCGGGACCGCCCTCCGGCCCCCCGGCGATCGTTCGAACGGATCTTGTCGCTGTGACGATGATCGAAACACATGTCCCAGGACTCGAGACTGCGGGTCGTCTGTCTGGCCGGCCCGAGCGACGCCGGGAAGACGACGCTCGTCGAGGCCCTCGTCGGCCGACTCGCCGCGGACAGTCGCGTCGCGACCGTCAAGTCGATCCACCACGACATCGAGATCGATACGCCGGGGACCGACACCCATCGCCACCGAACCGCCGGTGCCGAAACCGTCGTCGGCATCACGCCGACCCTCACTTTCGATATCACGACGCGCGGAAAGCGAGATCCGCCCGCGTCCGCGGCCGACCCCCTCCTCGAGTCCGACGACCCCGAGATTCGCGCGCTCGCGAGCACCCTCGAGCGACTCGCGGGCCGCGGCTACGATCTCGTGCTCGTGGAGGGGTTCGCCGAGTCGCCGTTGCCGACGATACTCGTCGGCGAGCGAGAGCCCTCGGCGGTGGGTGGGCCCATCGTCGGGCGCGGCGACGACCCGATCGACGAACTGGTCGAGACGATCCGCTCGCTCGAGGGGCTCGCCATCGATGACCAGACGACCGGAGAGTCGGACGCAGGGGCAGAGTAAACGCCCGAGAACCTCGCGATTCGGACGCCAGCGGCAAGCGGACGCTTCAGCTTCGAGTAACCACATTCAGTTATCTTCCCACAATATAGGAACCGAAACCAGTTGTATTTATGCCAGCGATCGAACGGGACGTATGCACAGTCGCGACGGTCGCGACGACCGACCCGGACCGGCCCGCTGGAGTCGGCGGAACGCGCTCGTCGCGGCGGGCGGACTGACGGCGGGGCTGGTCGGCACGGCGGGCTGTCTCGGCGGTACCGACGGCGTTCGCGTCCTCGCCGCGGGCAGTCTCGCCGTCGCCCTCGAGGAGGGCATCGGACCGGCCTTCGAGTCCGAGTCGGGGCTGGGATACGAGGGCGAATACTACGGGACCAACGCCGTGTTGCGGTTGGTCGCGGACGGGACGAAGCATCCGGACGTCGTGATCGGAGCCGACATCGACCTCCTGCGGGAGCGGCTCTATCCCGCGCAGGCCGACTGGGATGTCGAGTTCGCGACCAACGAGGTCGTGATCGCCTACGCGCCGGAGACGGAGCCGGGCGCGCGGCTCGCGGACGGCGAGCCGTGGTACGAGGTCTTCGCCGACGCCGAGGACGGCGCGATCTCGATCAGCGACCCGGACCTCGACCCGCTCGGCTACCGGGCGCTCCTCCTCTTCGAACTCGCCGAGCGCGAATACGGCCTCGAGGGCTTTCGCGACGCGATGGCCGACCGGGTCGCCCGCGTCGCCGACGAGCCGCAACTGCTCGCCGGACTCGAGAACGGCACGCGGGCCTGCGCGGTCGCCTACGGTAACATGGCCGCCGAGCGCGATGTCGCCGTCCGGAAACTCGACGACGCCTACAACTTCGGCGACCCCGCGTCCGCGGACCGGTACGCGCGGGCGAGTTACACCACCGCGGACGGCCAGACGGTCGAGGGGTCGCCGGTCGTCTACAACGCGACGGTCCGAACTGACGCCGACGACCCGGACGCGGGCCGGGAGTTCGTCTCGTTCCTCCTCGAGAACGGCGACCTGCTCGCCGACCACGGGCTGCGCGTCGACGACTCGCTGCCCCGATTCCACGGCGATCCGCCGGAGGGGATCGACTCGTGAGCCGCACGGATCGGGGGCCGAATCGGGACCGGGACCCGAATCGGAATCGGGATCGGAGCCGCGACCGCCATCGCGACAGCGACCGCGAGCCAGCGGAGTCGACCGCGGGCGCGTCCCGGTTCGACGCGGGCCTCGAGCGGCTCTCGAGCGGGCTCGCCGTGCCGGCGCTGCTCGGCGCGGTGTTGCTCGCGTACTTCGTCGTTCCCGTCGCGGTCTTTCTGTCCCGAATGCGAACGGTCGATGTCATCGGCGGGCTCGCAGATCCGACGATTCGGGACGCGATCCGGACCTCACTAGTGACGGCACCGGTTTCGACGGCTATCGCGACCGTCTTCGGCGTTCCGCTGGCCTACGTCCTCTCGCGGGGCTCGTTCCGCGGGAAGCGGCTGGTCGAAGCCGTCGTCTTGCTGCCGCTGGTCGTCCCCCCGATCGTGGGCGGCGTGATGCTGCTGACCGTCGTCGGTCGGTACACGCCGGTCGGCGCGGCCGCCGCCGCGCTCGGCATGCCGCTGACCGACAGCCGCGCCGGCGTGGTCCTCGCACAGACGTTCGTCGCCGCGCCGTTTCTCGTCGTCACCGCCCGCGCGGGCTTCGACGGCGTCGATCCACGACTCGAGGAGGCTTCGCGGACGATGGGGTACGGACGGCTCCGGACGATCCGGCTGGTGTCGCTGCCGCTCGCGCGCAACGCCATCGCGGCCGGGATCGTCCTCACGTTCGTCCGGGCGCTCGGCGAGTTCGGCGCGACGATGATGGTCGCGTACACCCCGCGGACCATGCCCACCCAGATCCGCGTCTCGTTTATCGCCCGCGGGATCGACGCGATCGTCCCGATCGCGCTGGCGCTTCTCGCCGTCGCCGCGATCGTCGTCCTCGCCGTCCAATTGCTGGTCGGGACGCCCCGTCGACGCTAACCCGCCGCGTCCGCGACGCTGTCGCGGCTCCCGCAAGCGAACCGATCAGAACGCGTGTAATTCGCTCAAACCGCTTCTAAGTGCTTTGGAAGTGGGG from Natrinema versiforme includes these protein-coding regions:
- a CDS encoding ethylbenzene dehydrogenase-related protein — translated: MSSRSLEIGSISIDRSAARYATKLAVIVLCLVLIAQIAVVAIFTGGPLPFTSVNTVPAEPDADAWDDASTKTVSLDSQQMALPHGGGSVDDVTVQAVTNGTHVAFRMEWEDPTADTEINEPDAYSDAAAIMLRSGSEPPVAMGAAGEPVNIWYWRSSWQHSDADPGGDMYSYPHPDDETKPGEAAGNPLSQSSFNRYGQNYYATGYGSLTNAETQPVAANGERTEDGWAVAFQREHDATGEHDASFEEGEQMYLTYAVWNGSAGEANGEKSLSYQFLTLDTDDGTLSAADSDGGDSADAERNDGIVASAMASASWLAGAATNWPAAIVLATVAAWLVSYWRAKP
- a CDS encoding HEAT repeat domain-containing protein, producing MTEYANRSARGRAPDDDESTLRSRLEADRERDRRRAALGLIDLADEGGLAPATIERLAELAAEDGSEDVRQFAVEALGLAASAAESAAKDAASEAIRSALADDREWVRAEAVVAQSRAAPGNETPLRAALEDDSGWVRRNAVIALSKTGASSQEELIDRIKNDPHSGVREYAADYLREYADDVSESVRILAAVLARDPAAFVRAKAATSLGELGTERAEAVLERHGLNDRSDDVRRSAKQALATARGVDPDQLDIELDDEAAPGGGPGSRRERDRQGPGPGRGPANSIDGLTQGQRDRR
- a CDS encoding P-loop NTPase, which produces MAKHDIVPEEVPTDDLADRVRASLRSVEDPDLGGSVLESGLVTDVSVDDRTVRIAADLTGFDEPTAEDITEALRRNALATPGVERATVEGETPADAAAADIDGAAGVDTVIAVASAKGGVGKTTVSAQLARALAADPDREVGLFDADLYGPNVPDLLDLEGPVSADAEGNAEPIDDGDLTAMSVGLIANDEPLAWRGAMAHEAVSELFEDTAWGDLDALVIDLPPGTGDIVLTALQSLPIDGAVLVSTPHPTSVSDTARSATLFEENGVPLLGTVVNMRGFTCECGREHDLFPEADIEAELDQPVLCELPFDERVRDFGTDVPDETAALAETVLERLDDVGDRSVPDHALDLRGLPKSIRHEQAIEEFRATEPGEAFYLRNDHDPSPLAGELVTAVGLEGPPGDAFEEYAVRRRAPDEWVMVVER
- the mobB gene encoding molybdopterin-guanine dinucleotide biosynthesis protein B, with amino-acid sequence MSQDSRLRVVCLAGPSDAGKTTLVEALVGRLAADSRVATVKSIHHDIEIDTPGTDTHRHRTAGAETVVGITPTLTFDITTRGKRDPPASAADPLLESDDPEIRALASTLERLAGRGYDLVLVEGFAESPLPTILVGEREPSAVGGPIVGRGDDPIDELVETIRSLEGLAIDDQTTGESDAGAE
- a CDS encoding extracellular solute-binding protein; amino-acid sequence: MHSRDGRDDRPGPARWSRRNALVAAGGLTAGLVGTAGCLGGTDGVRVLAAGSLAVALEEGIGPAFESESGLGYEGEYYGTNAVLRLVADGTKHPDVVIGADIDLLRERLYPAQADWDVEFATNEVVIAYAPETEPGARLADGEPWYEVFADAEDGAISISDPDLDPLGYRALLLFELAEREYGLEGFRDAMADRVARVADEPQLLAGLENGTRACAVAYGNMAAERDVAVRKLDDAYNFGDPASADRYARASYTTADGQTVEGSPVVYNATVRTDADDPDAGREFVSFLLENGDLLADHGLRVDDSLPRFHGDPPEGIDS
- a CDS encoding ABC transporter permease, coding for MSRTDRGPNRDRDPNRNRDRSRDRHRDSDREPAESTAGASRFDAGLERLSSGLAVPALLGAVLLAYFVVPVAVFLSRMRTVDVIGGLADPTIRDAIRTSLVTAPVSTAIATVFGVPLAYVLSRGSFRGKRLVEAVVLLPLVVPPIVGGVMLLTVVGRYTPVGAAAAALGMPLTDSRAGVVLAQTFVAAPFLVVTARAGFDGVDPRLEEASRTMGYGRLRTIRLVSLPLARNAIAAGIVLTFVRALGEFGATMMVAYTPRTMPTQIRVSFIARGIDAIVPIALALLAVAAIVVLAVQLLVGTPRRR